In one Thermodesulfobium acidiphilum genomic region, the following are encoded:
- a CDS encoding vWA domain-containing protein — protein sequence MLKVNLKTHRKRLLADTSGQKLFVLLSIEVAKEVEERGKLFVSFVLDTSGSMNETVNDKSKIEIVVESLKKILESNILKDDDEISIITFDDEAKIVLPFTAATKSEKIFSSFEQIKTGTVGTNLGAGMKVSLDLLKDKAGIKKMVVLTDGNVFDPDQVEKVLDELVFSNISVISVGVGDEWNEDLLCRISDRTLGKPLHLSDVENDSESSSNINVSKLPYVFLNELGHATQEVVMNIEMEIELKDGFSLERITKIFPVQYEIMIENAPYLLGNLESRRRNVYLLEFNIPSMPVSKVEMGKIELYYQVPNADTREKIGPFEIGIEFTKDQLLAVQTDQEVMDWVQQRNIEKIVSEAISQAHKSPEEAEKILGLARSLTIKLKNEDLTALLDKAIEEIRVKKYIGSNVAKTLKIGTKTQLLDHSREDMPTDDDIRKATGR from the coding sequence GTGCTAAAAGTAAATCTTAAGACTCATAGGAAAAGGTTGTTGGCCGATACCAGTGGCCAAAAACTATTTGTTTTGCTTAGCATTGAGGTTGCTAAAGAAGTTGAGGAGAGAGGAAAGCTTTTTGTCTCCTTTGTTCTTGACACATCTGGTTCAATGAACGAAACAGTAAATGATAAGTCAAAAATTGAAATTGTTGTTGAATCCCTGAAAAAAATTCTTGAGTCTAACATTTTAAAAGATGATGATGAGATAAGTATTATAACGTTCGATGATGAAGCAAAAATTGTTCTGCCATTTACCGCTGCGACGAAGAGTGAAAAAATATTTTCATCATTTGAGCAAATTAAGACTGGCACAGTTGGTACAAATTTGGGTGCTGGGATGAAAGTTTCTTTAGATTTACTTAAGGATAAAGCCGGGATAAAAAAGATGGTTGTTTTAACAGATGGTAACGTTTTTGATCCAGATCAGGTTGAAAAAGTTCTTGATGAACTTGTTTTTTCTAATATATCTGTGATATCGGTTGGTGTTGGTGACGAGTGGAATGAGGATTTATTATGCAGGATTTCTGATCGAACTTTAGGTAAACCTCTGCACCTAAGTGATGTTGAAAACGATTCTGAAAGTTCAAGCAATATTAACGTTAGTAAATTGCCTTATGTCTTTTTAAACGAATTAGGTCATGCGACACAGGAAGTGGTTATGAATATTGAAATGGAAATTGAATTAAAAGATGGCTTTTCTCTTGAAAGGATAACAAAAATCTTTCCCGTTCAATATGAGATTATGATAGAGAATGCACCTTACTTATTGGGGAATCTCGAATCAAGGAGAAGAAATGTTTATCTTCTAGAATTTAATATTCCTTCGATGCCTGTCTCAAAGGTTGAAATGGGAAAAATTGAGCTATATTACCAGGTTCCAAATGCTGATACTAGAGAAAAAATAGGACCTTTTGAAATTGGAATTGAATTTACGAAGGACCAACTGTTGGCAGTTCAAACAGATCAAGAAGTAATGGATTGGGTTCAACAAAGAAACATTGAGAAAATAGTAAGTGAGGCAATTAGTCAGGCACATAAATCGCCCGAAGAAGCAGAAAAAATTTTGGGTTTGGCAAGAAGTCTAACTATAAAATTAAAAAATGAAGACTTAACGGCTTTGTTAGATAAAGCAATAGAAGAAATTAGGGTTAAGAAATATATAGGCTCAAACGTGGCTAAAACGCTTAAAATAGGCACAAAAACACAACTATTAGATCACTCTAGAGAGGATATGCCTACAGATGATGATATTAGAAAAGCAACAGGAAGATAG
- a CDS encoding PP2C family protein-serine/threonine phosphatase, with the protein MDDEAVESLDFEKSFNSFKVVESFENGWNKCEYNGKTFLCYNGERVNVYEKILKIKIFPEILSLFGNNIVCKFYQDKRINLPLAPDLSLLLIKDICEASILLKNQGYMFKNINVNDIVKSENGFKFSKIPTIISFSDFELTNQAYKIEDYTIKLLGSLLYELLSAMSINNGFDVKIISRYDIPGIPQFLSLALPGSRAKFSLNDAYNMLNQICSTIEVRHCKYNIGAASTIGLNVSRSINEDSFGYAQMYFYNHFGKHNVLKACIADGMGGMEAGEIASEAAVDAFLTEKFKLIDDEEHIANQTIELAWRANKAVLEGLNGKNGGCTFSGIFIYDDKLFIAHVGDTRIYLYKDKKLERLTNDHSLVETLILGGIMTREEALNSPDRNKLLRSMGVIIDKQENYIEGLYQKLGKHFVQLVKGDLVLIVSDGVWGELPDDELFSIISSLSNRPDDLVNELISIVLKRGAPDNATAVAIYKEF; encoded by the coding sequence ATGGATGATGAAGCTGTTGAGAGTTTAGATTTTGAAAAATCGTTTAATTCTTTTAAAGTTGTTGAATCCTTTGAAAATGGATGGAATAAATGTGAATATAATGGCAAAACGTTTTTGTGCTATAACGGGGAAAGGGTTAATGTCTATGAAAAGATATTAAAGATAAAGATTTTTCCAGAAATATTAAGTCTTTTCGGTAATAATATTGTTTGTAAGTTTTATCAAGATAAAAGAATAAATCTCCCATTAGCACCAGATTTGTCGCTACTTCTTATAAAAGACATATGTGAAGCATCTATTCTTTTAAAAAATCAAGGATATATGTTTAAGAATATTAATGTTAATGACATAGTGAAATCAGAAAATGGCTTTAAGTTCTCAAAAATTCCTACAATTATAAGCTTTTCAGATTTTGAGTTAACAAACCAAGCTTATAAAATAGAAGATTATACGATCAAATTGCTGGGCTCCCTTCTATATGAATTATTGAGTGCAATGTCAATAAACAATGGTTTTGATGTCAAAATTATTTCTCGTTATGATATTCCTGGTATTCCACAATTCCTCTCACTTGCTCTTCCTGGAAGTAGAGCAAAATTTTCTCTTAATGATGCTTATAATATGTTAAATCAAATATGCTCTACAATCGAAGTGCGCCACTGTAAATATAATATTGGCGCGGCCTCAACAATTGGCTTGAACGTTTCAAGATCAATCAATGAAGACTCATTTGGTTATGCCCAGATGTATTTCTATAATCATTTTGGAAAACATAACGTTTTGAAAGCCTGTATAGCAGATGGTATGGGGGGGATGGAGGCAGGAGAGATAGCCAGTGAAGCTGCTGTAGATGCCTTTTTAACTGAAAAATTTAAACTAATTGATGATGAAGAACATATAGCCAATCAAACAATTGAACTTGCATGGAGGGCTAACAAGGCTGTTTTAGAAGGTTTAAATGGTAAAAATGGAGGTTGTACTTTTAGTGGCATTTTCATTTATGATGACAAGCTTTTTATTGCACATGTTGGTGATACAAGAATTTATCTGTATAAGGATAAAAAGCTTGAAAGGTTAACAAACGATCACTCTTTGGTTGAAACGTTGATTTTAGGTGGAATAATGACAAGAGAAGAAGCCCTTAACAGTCCCGATAGAAATAAACTTTTAAGGTCTATGGGGGTTATAATAGATAAACAAGAAAATTACATAGAAGGACTATATCAAAAATTGGGGAAACACTTTGTTCAATTAGTTAAAGGAGATCTTGTCTTAATAGTAAGCGATGGAGTATGGGGTGAATTGCCGGACGATGAGCTGTTTTCTATTATAAGTTCCTTATCTAATAGGCCAGATGACCTGGTAAATGAACTAATTTCAATAGTTTTGAAAAGAGGGGCGCCTGACAATGCGACAGCAGTTGCTATTTATAAAGAATTTTAA
- a CDS encoding serine/threonine-protein kinase — translation MIFCKVCGYGPISEEVNVCPVCGTSIVEKAFSGTRTLSIMSLASGTLLQNGKYRIEDVIIQGGFSFTYSAVQTMLDVKVAIKELFALGATRQGSVVIFDSDSSESIGEFLNEGRILARLNHPGIVKVLDFFEENNTAYLVMEFLEGESLSLLLNRVGKIPENEALNYIKQVAQALKVVHDAGLLHQDVKPDNLVLTKEGRIVIVDFGSARQFIAEKTGNYDRIVTPGFAPLEQYGQRVRRGPYTDVYSLCANFYTLIKGFPPPPAPDRLQTLKELDLAGISPKIGRIISKGLEVNVNNRIRSMDELLAMIDEVEGKTFAVDKTISKEMLQREEGINFDDRKLSTGNEGIAYQKEIPDIDILEIESQEDPKVLFEIGLKYLLGFNVTRNFDIAFKCFREASEKGNADAMYHLGLMYLHGQGTYQDDKMAFKYFKEASEKGNADAMYRLGWMYEYGRGTYQDDKMAFKYFKEASEKGNADAMYHLGLMYLHGQGTYQDDKMAFKYFKEASEKGNADAMYRLGWMYEYGRGTSQDYKMAKYWYEKSKDLGNIDSKNKLESFLPEISSKKNKGNFIGKIFKNIFG, via the coding sequence ATGATTTTTTGTAAGGTTTGCGGGTATGGACCTATATCAGAGGAAGTAAATGTTTGCCCGGTATGTGGCACGTCAATTGTTGAAAAGGCTTTTTCTGGGACCAGGACTCTTTCTATAATGTCGCTGGCTTCGGGGACTCTTCTTCAAAATGGGAAGTACAGAATTGAAGATGTAATTATTCAAGGTGGATTTTCTTTTACTTATTCAGCAGTACAAACTATGCTTGATGTAAAAGTAGCGATAAAGGAGTTATTTGCACTAGGAGCTACCAGACAGGGTAGTGTTGTTATTTTTGACTCAGATTCTTCTGAGAGTATTGGTGAATTTTTAAACGAGGGTAGAATTCTTGCAAGGTTAAATCACCCTGGAATTGTAAAGGTTCTTGATTTCTTTGAAGAAAACAACACTGCGTATCTGGTAATGGAATTTCTTGAAGGGGAATCTTTGTCTTTGTTGTTGAATAGGGTAGGAAAAATACCCGAAAATGAAGCTCTTAATTATATTAAACAAGTAGCCCAGGCTTTAAAAGTTGTTCATGATGCGGGGTTACTTCACCAGGATGTAAAGCCAGATAATTTAGTTTTAACAAAAGAAGGTCGAATTGTAATTGTTGATTTTGGATCAGCCAGGCAATTTATAGCAGAGAAAACAGGCAATTATGATAGAATTGTTACTCCTGGCTTTGCACCTCTTGAACAATACGGTCAGAGAGTGAGAAGGGGGCCATATACAGATGTTTATTCACTTTGCGCTAATTTTTATACGTTAATAAAAGGCTTTCCTCCACCACCTGCTCCAGATAGATTGCAAACTTTAAAAGAATTAGATTTAGCGGGTATAAGTCCTAAAATTGGTAGAATTATTTCAAAAGGTCTTGAAGTTAATGTAAACAATAGAATTAGATCGATGGATGAGCTTTTGGCGATGATTGATGAAGTAGAAGGCAAAACTTTTGCAGTGGATAAAACTATTTCGAAAGAAATGCTGCAAAGGGAAGAGGGCATTAATTTTGATGATAGAAAACTTTCTACAGGTAATGAAGGTATAGCTTATCAAAAAGAAATACCTGATATTGATATTTTGGAAATTGAGAGTCAAGAAGATCCTAAAGTACTTTTTGAAATTGGATTAAAATATTTATTGGGTTTTAATGTTACAAGAAATTTCGATATAGCGTTTAAATGTTTTAGAGAGGCTTCAGAAAAGGGAAATGCTGATGCAATGTACCACCTTGGACTTATGTATCTTCACGGACAAGGTACTTATCAGGATGATAAAATGGCCTTCAAATACTTCAAAGAGGCTTCAGAAAAGGGAAATGCTGATGCAATGTATAGACTGGGCTGGATGTATGAGTATGGTAGAGGTACTTATCAGGATGATAAAATGGCCTTCAAATACTTCAAAGAGGCTTCAGAAAAGGGAAATGCTGATGCAATGTACCACCTTGGACTTATGTATCTTCACGGACAAGGTACTTATCAGGATGATAAAATGGCCTTCAAATACTTCAAAGAGGCTTCAGAAAAGGGAAATGCTGATGCAATGTATAGACTGGGCTGGATGTATGAGTATGGTAGAGGTACATCACAGGATTATAAAATGGCAAAGTATTGGTATGAGAAGTCAAAAGATTTAGGAAATATTGATTCGAAAAACAAACTTGAAAGCTTTTTACCTGAAATTAGTTCTAAAAAAAATAAGGGTAACTTTATTGGGAAAATTTTCAAAAATATTTTTGGTTGA
- the ilvB gene encoding biosynthetic-type acetolactate synthase large subunit encodes MKMRGTAAILKVLESQGVKNAFGITGGAIMGLYDELYKNPVFTHYMMRHEQGAAHAADGYARASGEVGVCIATSGPGATNLVTGIANAYMDSIPIVALTGQVPTNVMGTDAFQETDIFGITLPIVKHSYIVKNQQEIPTIFKEAFYIASTGRPGPVLIDLPRDILMNENEFNFTKPINIPGYKPTTEGHPLQIKKAVKIIQKSKRPVILVGGGARDCVEEIKEFVEKTHIPVAHTLHGKGVLHPDSVYHLGMPGMHGLPCANKALMESDLIISIGARFDDRVTGHLASFAPHAKVIHIDVDPAEIGKNVPVLVPIVGLSKKVLAQLNKELEQMQPKNDWMKQIEEWKKEFCLEYKPPKAHEGIYPQEFFYLFSQILGTNGIVVTDVGQHQMFAALYLKRFDPRTFISSGGLGTMGFGLPAAIGAQVAKPNQLVVCIAGDGGFQMTIQELAVLNSYKLPVKVIIVNNGYLGMVRQWQDLFFEKRYAETDLISGNPDFLKIAEAYNIPARTVKKNSELRDAIEECLSSSGPYLLDIWVEREENVFPMVPPGVDISKMIYGRESK; translated from the coding sequence ATGAAGATGAGAGGGACAGCTGCAATTTTAAAAGTTCTTGAGTCTCAAGGTGTAAAAAATGCATTTGGCATCACGGGCGGAGCAATAATGGGTCTTTATGACGAACTTTACAAAAATCCAGTTTTTACTCACTATATGATGAGACATGAGCAGGGTGCAGCGCATGCTGCTGATGGCTATGCTAGGGCTTCTGGCGAGGTAGGAGTGTGTATTGCGACTTCTGGTCCTGGTGCAACAAATCTTGTAACTGGCATTGCAAACGCCTATATGGATTCGATACCTATTGTTGCACTGACTGGACAGGTGCCTACTAATGTGATGGGCACAGACGCATTTCAAGAAACCGATATATTCGGTATAACTTTACCTATTGTAAAACATAGCTATATCGTAAAAAATCAGCAAGAAATACCTACTATCTTTAAAGAGGCTTTTTATATTGCTTCTACAGGGAGACCTGGCCCGGTTCTTATCGATCTCCCAAGAGATATTTTAATGAATGAGAACGAATTTAATTTTACAAAACCTATTAATATTCCTGGTTATAAGCCTACTACAGAAGGACACCCCTTACAAATTAAAAAAGCTGTAAAAATTATACAGAAATCGAAAAGACCAGTGATTTTGGTTGGTGGAGGAGCACGAGATTGTGTTGAAGAGATCAAAGAATTTGTCGAAAAAACTCATATTCCTGTAGCTCATACTTTACATGGTAAAGGAGTCTTGCATCCCGATTCTGTTTATCATCTTGGAATGCCTGGAATGCATGGCTTGCCATGTGCTAACAAAGCTTTAATGGAATCTGATTTAATTATTTCAATTGGAGCTCGCTTTGACGATAGAGTTACAGGACATCTTGCTTCATTTGCGCCCCATGCTAAAGTTATTCATATTGACGTTGACCCAGCAGAAATAGGAAAAAATGTGCCAGTTTTGGTCCCAATAGTTGGGCTTAGCAAAAAGGTGTTAGCTCAATTAAATAAAGAGCTAGAACAAATGCAACCGAAAAATGATTGGATGAAGCAGATAGAAGAATGGAAAAAAGAGTTTTGTCTTGAATACAAGCCTCCAAAAGCACATGAAGGCATTTATCCACAAGAGTTTTTCTATTTGTTCAGTCAGATTTTAGGTACAAACGGTATTGTTGTTACTGATGTTGGTCAGCATCAAATGTTTGCGGCACTGTATCTTAAGAGGTTTGACCCGAGAACATTTATTTCTTCGGGCGGACTTGGAACCATGGGATTTGGGCTTCCTGCGGCTATTGGGGCTCAAGTTGCAAAGCCAAATCAACTTGTAGTTTGTATTGCTGGAGATGGCGGATTCCAGATGACTATTCAAGAGCTAGCTGTCTTAAATTCTTATAAATTGCCGGTAAAAGTAATAATAGTTAATAACGGATATTTAGGTATGGTTCGACAATGGCAGGATTTGTTTTTTGAGAAAAGATATGCTGAAACTGATTTAATATCGGGGAATCCCGATTTCCTAAAGATTGCCGAAGCTTACAACATTCCTGCAAGAACAGTAAAGAAAAATTCAGAGTTAAGGGATGCAATTGAAGAATGTCTCTCTTCTTCAGGTCCCTATTTATTGGATATTTGGGTAGAAAGAGAAGAAAATGTTTTCCCAATGGTTCCCCCTGGCGTTGATATATCAAAGATGATTTATGGGAGGGAAAGTAAATGA
- the ilvN gene encoding acetolactate synthase small subunit yields MRHTLSLVVINKSGVLARVAGLFARRGYNIESLTVAPMENEGFSRMTILVEGDDKVVEQIAKQLHKLIDVIKVFDYSQENIVERQLVLIKTKASGPVRSEILQIINIFRARVVDLSKDTLTVEVTGDEEKVYACLNLLKPYGIIEVLFSGRVAMKRG; encoded by the coding sequence ATGAGACACACTCTTAGTTTAGTAGTTATAAATAAATCGGGTGTGCTTGCAAGAGTTGCCGGCTTATTTGCTAGAAGAGGGTATAATATCGAATCTTTGACCGTTGCTCCTATGGAAAATGAAGGTTTTTCTAGAATGACTATTCTTGTAGAAGGGGATGATAAGGTCGTTGAACAGATTGCAAAGCAACTACACAAGCTTATTGATGTAATAAAAGTATTCGATTACTCACAAGAAAACATTGTTGAAAGACAACTTGTTCTTATAAAAACAAAAGCAAGCGGTCCTGTGAGATCAGAAATTCTACAGATAATAAATATTTTTAGGGCTAGAGTAGTAGATCTTTCCAAAGATACGTTAACTGTTGAAGTAACTGGAGATGAAGAAAAGGTATATGCCTGTCTTAATCTTTTAAAACCTTATGGTATTATCGAAGTTTTGTTTAGTGGTAGAGTAGCAATGAAGAGAGGATAG
- the ilvC gene encoding ketol-acid reductoisomerase: protein MVKVYYDQDADLKFLKNKRIAILGFGSQGHAHALNLKDSGLDVIVALRPDSKSAQKAIDAGLKVTTVSQATQDSDIIVFLIPDELQAKIYASEVKPYLKAGKALVFAHGFSIHFNQIVPPADVDVFMVAPKGPGHLVRRQFQEGKGVPCLYAIYQDASGNAFDMALAYAKGIGGTRAGVLKTTFKEETETDLFGEQAVLCGGLTSLIKAGFETLCEAGYQPELAYFEVLHEMKLIVDLIYEGGFGWMRHSISNTAEYGDLTVGPRVIGLEVKENMKKVLNDIQTGTFAKSWILENAAGQPMLNALRREAREHKIEEVGKRIRAMMSWLPKVEY, encoded by the coding sequence ATGGTAAAAGTTTATTACGATCAGGACGCGGATCTTAAATTTTTAAAAAACAAAAGGATTGCGATTTTGGGTTTTGGAAGTCAGGGACATGCACATGCCCTAAATCTTAAAGATAGTGGCCTTGATGTTATTGTAGCCTTAAGGCCTGATTCAAAAAGCGCTCAAAAAGCTATTGATGCTGGCTTGAAAGTGACAACCGTTTCTCAAGCGACTCAAGATTCTGATATAATTGTTTTTTTAATTCCGGATGAGTTACAAGCAAAAATTTATGCGAGCGAAGTGAAACCATATCTTAAAGCAGGTAAAGCTTTGGTTTTTGCTCATGGATTTAGCATTCATTTTAATCAGATTGTTCCTCCTGCTGATGTAGATGTTTTTATGGTAGCACCAAAAGGTCCCGGACATCTTGTGAGAAGGCAATTTCAAGAAGGTAAAGGCGTTCCATGTTTGTATGCTATTTATCAAGATGCCAGTGGCAACGCTTTTGATATGGCACTTGCTTATGCTAAGGGAATTGGCGGTACAAGAGCAGGGGTTTTAAAAACTACTTTTAAAGAAGAGACTGAAACCGATTTATTTGGTGAACAAGCTGTTTTGTGTGGTGGACTTACTTCATTGATAAAAGCAGGTTTTGAAACTCTTTGTGAGGCTGGATATCAACCTGAGCTAGCATATTTTGAAGTTCTCCATGAGATGAAATTAATAGTAGATTTAATATATGAAGGTGGTTTTGGTTGGATGAGACATTCAATTTCGAATACAGCTGAGTATGGTGATTTAACAGTTGGACCACGTGTGATTGGATTAGAAGTTAAAGAAAACATGAAAAAGGTTCTAAATGATATTCAAACTGGAACTTTTGCTAAGAGCTGGATTTTGGAAAATGCTGCAGGTCAACCCATGCTTAATGCCCTTAGAAGAGAGGCAAGAGAGCACAAAATTGAAGAAGTTGGAAAGAGAATTAGAGCTATGATGTCGTGGTTACCGAAAGTTGAATATTAA
- a CDS encoding 2-isopropylmalate synthase, translating to MKRIKIFDTTLRDGEQSPGVSLNSEEKCEIAKQLARLNVDCIEAGFPIASEGDFKAVQQIAREVEGPIIAALARAKKEDIDRAWEAIKDNKNPRIHTFLATSDLHLEKKLQISREVALSKIRESVTYARSLCTDVEFSAEDASRSDLEFLARCVSVAIESGAKTINIPDTVGYATPSEMAEIIRYLKENVRGIENVDISVHCHNDLGLAVANSLASIEAGASQVECTINGIGERAGNAALEEIVMALYVRKNFYQSFTNINTQEIYRTSRLVSSLTGMNVQANKAIVGANAFAHESGIHQDGVLKDKRTYEILDSELIGLTGSQMVLGKHSGRHAFRKRIEDLGFKLSSADLNKAFIAFKEMADKKQQIHDMDLVTLISDIIFQGEEFYRIDYVGVFSGTNSYPTATVVLENSSGERLVDSGIGNGSVDAIYKTIEKIVNLKLNLIDFNIKAITGGTDALGEVTVRVQDSDNRVFIGRGSDTDILIASAKAFVSSVNKMISYKSMQS from the coding sequence TTGAAAAGAATAAAGATTTTTGATACAACTCTCAGAGATGGAGAACAGTCTCCAGGTGTAAGTCTTAATAGTGAAGAGAAATGTGAAATTGCAAAGCAATTGGCCAGGCTTAACGTTGACTGTATCGAGGCAGGTTTCCCCATTGCTTCAGAAGGCGATTTTAAGGCTGTTCAACAGATTGCAAGAGAGGTTGAAGGTCCAATTATTGCAGCGCTTGCAAGGGCAAAAAAGGAAGATATAGACAGAGCCTGGGAGGCGATAAAAGACAATAAAAATCCCAGGATTCATACCTTTCTAGCCACATCGGATTTGCACCTTGAAAAGAAACTTCAGATTTCAAGAGAAGTAGCTTTGTCTAAGATAAGAGAGTCAGTAACCTATGCCAGATCCCTTTGTACAGATGTTGAGTTCTCTGCAGAGGATGCATCTAGAAGTGACCTTGAGTTTCTTGCTCGATGTGTTAGTGTAGCTATAGAATCGGGAGCAAAAACGATTAATATTCCTGATACTGTCGGTTATGCTACTCCAAGTGAAATGGCTGAGATTATTCGCTATCTTAAAGAGAATGTTAGAGGGATAGAAAATGTGGATATTTCTGTTCATTGTCATAACGATTTGGGACTTGCAGTTGCAAATTCTTTAGCTTCTATAGAAGCTGGAGCTTCACAGGTTGAATGTACTATTAATGGAATTGGTGAAAGGGCTGGGAATGCAGCTCTTGAAGAGATAGTAATGGCACTTTATGTTAGAAAGAACTTTTATCAGAGTTTTACCAATATTAATACTCAGGAAATTTATAGAACTAGTAGGTTGGTATCGTCTTTGACAGGGATGAATGTCCAGGCAAACAAGGCTATTGTGGGTGCTAACGCCTTTGCTCACGAATCAGGTATACATCAAGATGGCGTTTTGAAGGATAAGAGGACTTATGAAATTCTTGATTCAGAACTTATCGGGCTTACTGGTTCACAAATGGTGCTTGGGAAACACTCAGGTAGACATGCTTTTAGAAAAAGGATAGAAGATTTAGGGTTCAAGTTGTCTTCAGCTGATTTAAACAAAGCTTTTATAGCTTTTAAAGAAATGGCTGATAAAAAGCAGCAAATTCATGATATGGACCTTGTAACTCTTATTAGTGATATTATTTTCCAGGGTGAGGAGTTTTACAGGATTGATTATGTTGGTGTTTTTTCAGGTACCAATTCATATCCCACAGCGACTGTAGTGTTAGAAAATAGTTCCGGAGAAAGATTGGTAGACTCAGGTATCGGTAACGGCTCAGTAGACGCAATTTACAAGACAATTGAAAAAATTGTTAATTTAAAGTTAAATTTAATTGATTTTAATATTAAAGCCATTACGGGTGGAACAGATGCTTTAGGAGAGGTTACAGTAAGGGTTCAAGACTCTGATAATAGGGTTTTTATTGGTAGAGGATCTGATACTGATATTCTTATAGCATCTGCAAAAGCATTTGTGAGTTCTGTAAATAAGATGATTAGTTATAAATCAATGCAATCTTAA
- the pilM gene encoding type IV pilus biogenesis protein PilM has protein sequence MFLFKKKKIYCGIEIDGNILRFSHVENRKSSFFLKNYQEVILPQPYTKDSNIESVKSFSSLLEQQFGPFKNVDFVLGLHGTQIILKNVRLPMLPADEVPFVVKSEADRYLPIPPEEAYIDSCFLRDVSIGNDNFVDALLVACPRRIVDSYIDSFNRAGLTLNKVDLSILALARSLGEQLISGIQMVMKVFSEGVNILILDEGFPVYQRFILIPYDNLIKNDTASLELLVSEIERTINFYLSDKVNKEISKLSFVGRSESDKPLFNYIKEKISVSFGEAKIVPNKFLKGNFDESALSYSGISVGLGMRNEE, from the coding sequence TTGTTTTTATTTAAAAAGAAAAAAATTTATTGTGGTATTGAAATAGATGGCAATATATTGAGGTTTTCTCATGTGGAAAATCGCAAATCTTCCTTTTTTTTAAAAAATTATCAGGAAGTTATATTGCCGCAACCTTATACTAAAGATTCGAATATTGAAAGCGTAAAGTCTTTTTCTTCTTTGCTTGAACAACAATTTGGCCCATTTAAAAATGTTGACTTTGTTTTGGGCCTTCATGGAACCCAAATTATTTTAAAAAATGTTAGGCTTCCAATGCTGCCAGCTGATGAAGTTCCTTTCGTTGTAAAATCTGAGGCAGATAGATACCTGCCAATTCCACCTGAAGAAGCCTATATTGATAGTTGTTTTTTAAGGGATGTTAGTATAGGAAATGATAATTTCGTTGATGCTCTTTTAGTTGCCTGTCCGAGAAGAATAGTTGATTCTTATATAGACTCTTTTAATAGGGCGGGCCTGACTCTGAATAAGGTAGATCTTTCAATTTTAGCGCTTGCTAGATCTTTGGGGGAGCAGCTTATCTCTGGGATTCAAATGGTTATGAAAGTATTTTCGGAAGGAGTAAATATTTTAATTCTGGATGAAGGCTTTCCTGTATATCAGCGTTTTATTTTAATCCCCTATGATAATCTTATAAAAAATGATACTGCAAGCCTCGAACTGCTTGTATCTGAGATTGAAAGAACTATTAACTTTTATCTTTCTGATAAGGTTAACAAGGAAATTAGTAAATTAAGTTTTGTAGGAAGAAGCGAAAGTGATAAGCCTTTGTTCAATTATATTAAAGAAAAAATTAGCGTTTCATTCGGGGAGGCAAAGATTGTTCCAAACAAATTCCTTAAAGGGAATTTTGATGAGAGTGCTCTTAGTTATTCTGGTATTTCAGTAGGGTTGGGGATGAGAAATGAAGAATAG
- a CDS encoding PilN domain-containing protein, producing MKNRVYMRYVVNLLPEEFVEKNKEINQNLVFLVPMAIFFILLLFTGVAFSLNFYMSSKINSLNAQITALMPDALNYDILLKKKNELQEANKVMQGIDQRSKIDIEVLEDLRANIPADTWITSLKINGSHYTLNGSSLSSTSPPYFYYLISKSKILSNPRLDEIIRVSGKDKENSNSVFNFIFDFEVSR from the coding sequence ATGAAGAATAGGGTTTATATGAGATACGTTGTAAATTTATTACCTGAAGAATTCGTTGAGAAGAACAAAGAAATTAATCAAAACTTAGTTTTTCTTGTACCCATGGCTATCTTTTTTATTCTTTTGTTATTTACAGGTGTTGCTTTTTCTTTAAATTTCTATATGTCATCTAAAATTAATAGCTTAAACGCTCAAATTACTGCACTTATGCCAGATGCACTTAATTATGATATTCTTCTAAAAAAGAAAAATGAATTACAAGAAGCTAATAAGGTTATGCAGGGGATAGATCAAAGGTCTAAGATAGATATTGAGGTTTTAGAGGATCTTAGGGCAAATATACCTGCTGATACCTGGATTACTTCCTTGAAAATAAACGGATCTCATTATACTCTTAACGGTTCTTCGCTTAGTTCTACTTCTCCTCCATATTTCTATTATCTGATATCTAAATCTAAAATACTTTCTAATCCAAGATTAGATGAAATCATTAGAGTTTCTGGTAAAGACAAAGAGAATTCAAATAGTGTTTTTAACTTTATTTTCGACTTTGAGGTTTCAAGATGA